The following proteins are encoded in a genomic region of Periophthalmus magnuspinnatus isolate fPerMag1 chromosome 21, fPerMag1.2.pri, whole genome shotgun sequence:
- the LOC117389584 gene encoding trace amine-associated receptor 13c-like yields METAELCFPELHNISCRKPQPAPSDALLSYNLLSLISLLTVTMNLLVIISIAHFRQLHSPTNLLILSLAVSDFLVGLLLIPVEILLTEACWILGSTLCILYYMTDFTITASSIGNIVLISVDRYLAICDPLHYNTKVTVNRVRFCVCACWLCALIYNSLIFKDFLINPDVGSSCYGECVVVLNYVTGNVDLVCTFIGPVTVIVVLYVRIFMVVVSQARSVQSKVVTLHQTVTMSARKSELKAARTLGIVILVFIACLCPYYIPSFTGEDIVDSSTATPLVTWLWFINSCVNPFVYALFYPWFRKCIKLIVTLKIVQPHSSHANIL; encoded by the exons ATGGAAACAGCTGAGCTGTGCTTCCCAGAGCTTCACAACATCTCCTGCAGAAAGCCCCAGCCTGCTCCATCAGACGCTCTACTGTCCTACAACCTGCTCTCTCTAATATCTCTGCTCACAGTGACAATGAATCTACTGGTCATCATCTCCATCGCACACTTCAG GCAGCTTCACAGTCCTACCAACCTGCTAATCCTCTCTCTGGCTGTGTCAGATTTCCTTGTTGGCCTTTTGCTGATTCCAGTTGAAATCCTTCTAACAGAAGCCTGTTGGATCCTGGGAAGTACACTGTGCATTTTGTATTACATGACAGATTTTACCATAACTGCCTCTTCGATCGGTAATATTGTGCTCATTTCAGTTGATCGTTATTTAGCCATTTGTGATCCATTACATTACAATACCAAAGTGACAGTAAACCGGGTTAGGTTCTGTGTTTGTGCTTGTTGGCTCTGTGCTCTCATCTACAATAGTCTGATTTTTAAGGATTTTCTCATCAATCCTGATGTAGGAAGTTCATGTTATGGAGAGTGTGTGGTGGTGCTCAACTATGTTACTGGAAATGTTGATTTAGTCTGTACCTTTATTGGCCCTGTCACTGTCATTGTGGTTCTGTATGTGAGGATTTTTATGGTGGTCGTCTCTCAAGCTCGTTCAGTGCAGTCTAAAGTCGTGACTTTGCATCAAACTGTGACTATGTCGGCCAGAAAATCAGAGCTAAAAGCAGCTAGGACACTTGGAatagttattttagttttcataGCGTGTTTATGTCCCTATTACATCCCATCCTTCACTGGGGAGGACATTGTAGACAGCAGCACTGCTACACCTCTTGTTACATGGCTATGGTTCATTAACTCCTGTGTAAACCCTTTTGTCTATGCATTattttatccctggtttaggaAATGTATAAAACTAATTGTAACATTGAAAATAGTGCAGCCCCATTCTTCTCATGCAAATATTCTTTGA
- the LOC117389496 gene encoding trace amine-associated receptor 13c-like encodes METTELCFPELHNISCRKPQPAPSDALLSYNLLSLISLLTVTMNLLVIISIAHFRQLHSPTNLLILSLAVSDLLVGLLLIPVEIFLTQACWIMGSELCALYYMTDFTISASTIGNIVLISVDRYLAICDPLHYNTKVTVNRVRFCVCACWLCTIIYNSVVFQDFLINPNAGSSCYGECVLVLNHVNGNVDFVFTFISPITVIVVLYVRIFMVVVSQARSMQSKVVTLHQTVTMSARKSELKAARTLGIVILVFIACLCPYYIPSFTGEDIVESSTATPVVVWFWFFNSCINPFIYALFYPWFRKCIKLIITLQILQPHSSHANVL; translated from the exons ATGGAAACAACTGAACTGTGCTTCCCAGAGCTTCACAACATCTCCTGCAGAAAGCCCCAGCCTGCTCCATCAGACGCTCTACTGTCCTACAACCTGCTCTCTCTAATATCTCTGCTCACAGTGACAATGAATCTACTGGTCATCATCTCCATCGCACACTTCAG GCAGCTTCACAGTCCTACCAACCTGCTAATCCTCTCTCTGGCTGTGTCAGATTTGCTCGTTGGCCTTTTGTTGATTCCAGTTGAAATTTTTCTGACACAGGCCTGTTGGATCATGGGAAGTGAACTTTGTGCTTTGTATTATATGACAGACTTTACCATAAGTGCTTCCACAATTGGTAATATTGTGCTCATTTCAGTTGATCGTTATTTAGCCATTTGTGATCCATTACATTACAATACCAAAGTGACAGTAAACCGGGTTAGGTTCTGTGTTTGTGCTTGTTGGCTCTGCACTATCATCTACAATAGTGTGGTTTTTCAGGATTTTCTCATCAATCCCAATGCAGGAAGTTCATGTTATGGAGAGTGTGTATTGGTGCTCAACCATGTTAATGGAAATGTTGATTTTGTGTTTACCTTCATCAGTCCTATCACTGTCATTGTGGTTCTGTATGTGAGGATTTTTATGGTGGTCGTCTCTCAAGCTCGTTCAATGCAGTCTAAAGTCGTGACTTTGCATCAAACTGTGACTATGTCGGCCAGAAAATCGGAGCTAAAAGCAGCTAGGACACTTGGAatagttattttagttttcataGCGTGTTTATGTCCCTATTACATCCCATCCTTCACTGGGGAGGACATTGTAGAAAGCAGCACTGCTACACCTGTCGTTGTCTGGTTTTGGTTCTTTAATTCGTGTATAAACCCATTTATCTATGCATTattttatccctggtttagaaaatgtataaaactaaTAATCACATTGCAAATACTGCAACCCCATTCTTCTCATGCAAATGTTCTTTGA
- the LOC117389497 gene encoding trace amine-associated receptor 13c-like, producing the protein METTELCFPELHNISCRKPQPAPSDALLSYNLLSLISLLTVTMNLLVIISIAHFRQLHSPTNLLILSLAVSDFLVGLLLIPVEILLTEACWIVGSTLCALYYMTDFTICSSSIGNIVLISVDRYLAICDPLHYNTKVTVNRVRFCVCACWLCALIYNSLILKDFLIDPDAHSSCYGECVAVLNHVTGNVDFVFTFISPITVIVVLYVRIFMVVVSQARSVQSKVVTLHQTVTMSARKSELKAARTLGIVILVFISCLCPYYIPSFTGEDTVVSSTATPLVTWLWFFNSCVNPFVYALFYPWFRKCIKQIVTLKIVQPHSSHANIL; encoded by the exons ATGGAAACAACTGAACTGTGCTTCCCAGAGCTTCACAACATCTCCTGCAGAAAGCCCCAGCCTGCTCCATCAGACGCTCTACTGTCCTACAACCTGCTCTCTCTAATATCTCTGCTCACAGTGACAATGAATCTACTGGTCATCATCTCCATTGCACACTTCAG GCAGCTTCACAGTCCTACCAACCTGCTAATCCTGTCTCTGGCTGTCTCAGATTTCCTCGTTGGCCTTTTATTGATTCCGGTTGAAATCCTTTTAACAGAAGCCTGCTGGATCGTGGGAAGTACTCTATGTGCTTTGTATTATATGACAGACTTTACCATATGTTCTTCCTCGATTGGTAATATTGTGCTCATTTCAGTTGATCGTTATTTAGCCATTTGTGATCCATTACATTACAATACCAAAGTGACAGTAAACCGGGTTAGGTTCTGTGTTTGTGCTTGTTGGCTCTGTGCTCTCATCTACAATAGTCTGATTTTAAAGGATTTTCTCATTGATCCTGATGCACACAGTTCATGTTATGGAGAGTGTGTGGCGGTGCTCAACCATGTTACCGGAAATGTTGATTTTGTGTTTACCTTCATCAGTCCTATCACTGTCATTGTGGTTCTGTATGTGAGGATTTTTATGGTGGTCGTCTCTCAAGCTCGTTCAGTGCAGTCTAAAGTCGTGACTTTGCATCAAACTGTGACTATGTCGGCCAGAAAATCAGAGCTAAAAGCAGCTAGGACACTTGGAatagttattttagttttcataTCATGCCTGTGTCCCTATTACATCCCATCCTTCACTGGGGAGGACACTGTAGTCAGCAGCACTGCTACACCTCTTGTTACATGGTTATGGTTCTTTAACTCCTGTGTAAACCCTTTTGTCTATGCATTattttatccctggtttagaaaatgtataaaacaaattGTAACATTGAAAATAGTGCAGCCCCATTCTTCTCATGCAAATATTCTTTGA